Proteins encoded together in one Acidimicrobiales bacterium window:
- a CDS encoding alanine dehydrogenase: MDVAVDQGGCVETIHETTHADPVYERHGVVHYAVGNIPGAV, from the coding sequence GTGGACGTCGCCGTCGACCAGGGTGGATGCGTCGAGACCATCCACGAGACGACCCACGCCGACCCCGTGTACGAGCGCCACGGCGTCGTCCACTACGCCGTCGGCAACATCCCGGGCGCCGTGC
- a CDS encoding Mur ligase family protein has protein sequence MTALGLPGPPPPGRPGSARRAHLAERLAVLAVRRVAAAAGAARVGIVRRRGRRPGEVLLVWPWLRAVDAELLAEEVAGLLDGLADGLDAGDVPGAVAAAGARLRGAPVPPPPAPPVPTVPVVAVTGTNGKTTTTRLVAHMGRCAGRSVGWTSTDGIYVDGVLVDEGDWSGYGGAGRVLAEPGIGLAVLETARGGVLRRGIGAAHNDVAVVTNVAADHLGLGGIDTLDQLAEVKAAIVRITRPDGWVVLNAEDPRTLAMRSRSRARPFLFALDPAAPGLRLGLEEGGRAATVVDGHVAVVDPGGAVDRLVPVVDVPVTLAGASSVNLANALAAAAAGLGVGLPTEAVVEGLRTFVPDPTANPGRLNVYDLDGRTVVIDSAHNEPSTVALLEVLHAFRPAGAAVRVAIGTAGDRRDEDLVAMGEVAGRGADQVVICEKPTYLRDRDPVEMVELLREGVRRGGRPDVPDFPDELSALVALVGPSRPGDVVAVMCHEQRGTLAGWIEDHGGAFAGPELVRSKVVAARGTPG, from the coding sequence ATGACCGCCCTCGGCCTCCCCGGCCCGCCGCCGCCCGGCCGGCCCGGGAGCGCGCGGCGGGCCCACCTCGCCGAGCGGCTGGCCGTGCTGGCCGTCCGCCGGGTGGCGGCCGCGGCCGGGGCGGCCAGGGTCGGCATCGTCCGGCGCCGGGGGCGGCGGCCCGGCGAGGTGCTGCTGGTCTGGCCGTGGCTGCGCGCCGTCGACGCCGAGCTGCTGGCCGAGGAGGTGGCCGGGCTGCTCGACGGGCTGGCCGACGGGCTCGACGCCGGCGACGTGCCGGGCGCCGTCGCCGCCGCCGGCGCCCGCCTCCGGGGCGCGCCCGTGCCCCCGCCGCCCGCGCCGCCGGTGCCGACCGTGCCCGTCGTCGCCGTCACCGGCACCAACGGCAAGACGACCACGACCAGGCTGGTCGCCCACATGGGCCGCTGCGCCGGGCGGTCGGTCGGGTGGACGAGCACCGACGGCATCTACGTGGACGGCGTGCTGGTCGACGAGGGCGACTGGTCCGGCTACGGCGGGGCCGGGCGGGTGCTGGCCGAGCCCGGGATCGGGCTCGCCGTGCTGGAGACGGCGAGGGGCGGCGTCCTCCGCCGGGGCATCGGCGCCGCGCACAACGACGTCGCCGTGGTGACCAACGTGGCCGCCGACCACCTCGGCCTCGGCGGCATCGACACCCTCGACCAGCTGGCCGAGGTGAAGGCGGCGATCGTCCGCATCACCCGGCCGGACGGGTGGGTCGTGCTCAACGCCGAGGACCCCCGCACGCTCGCCATGCGCTCCCGCTCCCGGGCCCGGCCGTTCCTGTTCGCCCTCGACCCCGCCGCCCCCGGCCTCCGGCTCGGGCTCGAGGAGGGCGGGCGGGCGGCCACCGTCGTCGACGGCCACGTCGCCGTCGTCGACCCCGGCGGCGCCGTCGACCGGCTGGTGCCCGTGGTCGACGTGCCCGTCACCCTGGCCGGGGCGTCGTCGGTCAACCTGGCCAACGCGCTCGCCGCCGCCGCCGCCGGCCTCGGCGTCGGCCTGCCCACGGAGGCGGTGGTCGAGGGGCTGCGCACGTTCGTCCCCGACCCGACCGCCAACCCGGGCCGGCTGAACGTCTACGACCTGGACGGCCGGACGGTGGTGATCGACTCGGCCCACAACGAGCCGAGCACCGTCGCCCTCCTCGAGGTCCTCCACGCCTTCCGGCCGGCGGGCGCCGCCGTCCGCGTCGCCATCGGCACGGCCGGCGACCGGCGGGACGAGGACCTGGTGGCCATGGGCGAGGTGGCCGGCCGGGGCGCCGACCAGGTCGTGATCTGCGAGAAGCCGACGTACCTGCGGGACCGCGACCCGGTCGAGATGGTGGAGCTGCTGCGGGAGGGCGTCCGCCGGGGCGGCCGGCCCGACGTGCCCGACTTCCCCGACGAGCTGTCCGCGCTGGTCGCCCTCGTCGGGCCCAGCCGCCCGGGCGACGTCGTCGCCGTCATGTGCCACGAGCAGCGGGGGACGCTCGCCGGCTGGATCGAGGACCACGGCGGGGCGTTCGCCGGCCCCGAGCTCGTGCGGTCCAAGGTGGTGGCCGCCCGCGGAACTCCCGGATGA